From a single Nematostella vectensis chromosome 3, jaNemVect1.1, whole genome shotgun sequence genomic region:
- the LOC5517026 gene encoding proline-rich transmembrane protein 1 isoform X2: MDQQQHNKHLYRSVKQPYYGPPTTPQTFYRSVKQPYYGPPATQQTFVQQQPGVVVVQQPIGVVSPPDYQALAWFACLCCCWPVGIVAIIKSNEVRNAMARGDYAAANAASSSARTLSMVSIGMGVAFMVLYLILLIVWIIPLIVAVNSNY; the protein is encoded by the exons ATGgaccaacaacaacacaacaaacatTTGTACAGGTCAGTAAAGCAGCCATACTATGGGCCACCAACAACGCCACAAACATTTTATAGGTCAGTAAAGCAGCCATACTATGGACCACCAGCAACACAACAAACATTTGTACAG CAACAGCCTGGTGTAGTGGTTGTCCAGCAGCCAATAGGGGTTGTGTCTCCTCCTGACTATCAGGCACTTGCATGGTTTGCCTGCCTCTGTTGCTGCTGGCCTGTTGGCATTGTGGCTATTATCAAATCAAATGAG gtaAGGAATGCGATGGCAAGAGGAGATTATGCTGCTGCCAACGCTGCATCAAGCTCAGCTCGTACTCTGTCCATGGTCTCCATTGGCATGGGTGTGGCTTTCATGGTGCTCTACCTCATACTCCTTATTGTCTGGATAATCCCCCTTATTGTTGCTGTTAATAGCAACTATTAG
- the LOC5517026 gene encoding proline-rich transmembrane protein 1 isoform X1 produces the protein MDKEPPTSTTDVGYSQPPQGYPGVQTYPINNYPPPAYNAQGYPGTPPPAVYSQQPYYGPPTTQQTFVQQQPGVVVVQQPIGVVSPPDYQALAWFACLCCCWPVGIVAIIKSNEVRNAMARGDYAAANAASSSARTLSMVSIGMGVAFMVLYLILLIVWIIPLIVAVNSNY, from the exons ATGGATAAAG aaccACCAACAAGTACCACAGATGTTGGTTACAGCCAGCCCCCTCAAGGGTATCCTGGGGTCCAAACCTACCCTATAAATAATTATCCACCCCCTGCTTATAATGCACAGGGTTATCCTGggacccctccccctgctgtCTACTCTCAGCAGCCATACTATGGACCAccaacaacacaacaaacatTTGTACAG CAACAGCCTGGTGTAGTGGTTGTCCAGCAGCCAATAGGGGTTGTGTCTCCTCCTGACTATCAGGCACTTGCATGGTTTGCCTGCCTCTGTTGCTGCTGGCCTGTTGGCATTGTGGCTATTATCAAATCAAATGAG gtaAGGAATGCGATGGCAAGAGGAGATTATGCTGCTGCCAACGCTGCATCAAGCTCAGCTCGTACTCTGTCCATGGTCTCCATTGGCATGGGTGTGGCTTTCATGGTGCTCTACCTCATACTCCTTATTGTCTGGATAATCCCCCTTATTGTTGCTGTTAATAGCAACTATTAG
- the LOC5517027 gene encoding uncharacterized protein LOC5517027, translated as MKALLFLLTCFIANLEVIIGSVEPVCKLNSGVYYGPKLPSLPTAFEAIVEANIVNKNYSSYAHEWYDRGSNSGVIGYMSHGHKRFHIYNYNYNEMISYDDENNCTVQQISTMRHHSAFGKNSTRIGSTAELFHFGAQFNETFMGNTTIRGIKCFHWQACINHENSSYTLDYYFSMPDWKMPTQGNNSMQVVRAVIQGISAHHVINSSDLVHNFSHIYDFFMFTPGVPKESVFQVPRGVFCKDMRDHKPLPKLKSIFTTLLEMLNVQNKTSSYVKEFYDINRRLTAYEYTDHSHHLGPARVVHDFNHGLRYFMTQTSCKISLMMPNNSMDAKLSDDHHHVRMKMMSEVIYGGNVTNFIYVGSTTERGVNTDIWSWKKIGRYSPKPVTLETFFSSPSWNMRAGSLSYQTQVPMRVNYYGGDKLSFIINYASFDAEPVPLEKFSIASCFDSNEKKYLAVRLKVDWSKIVSGHEPEFYSGVTTSIAFAANVSFVRVEGLKANDYGDYVELPFILLEKPSTGLFPPGFEPPVPESNLKDAEEKLYDNVMIGFNVVWTDSDTKKKHAYTLERWMGGAPTPPGPGPKPERKKGGVPPGAVAGLAILMLAIGICGGLAVAHVIMKRRGTSLFNYQRQE; from the exons ATGAAAGCGCTTTTATTCCTTCTAACTTGCTTTATAGCAAACCTAGAAGTGATAATAGGCAGCGTTGAACCAGTGTGCAAATTAAACTCCGGCGTCTATTATGGTCCGAAACTTCCATCTTTGCCTACCGCATTCGAAGCAATAGTGGAAGCGAATATTGTGAATAAGAACTATTCGAGCTATGCACATGAGTGGTACGATaggggctcaaatagtggagTTATTGGCTATATGTCTCATGGACATAAGCGATTTCACATCTACAATTACAATTACAACGAGATGATTTCCTATGACGACGAAAACAACTGCACCGTGCAACAGATCAGTACCATGCGACACCACTCTGCCTTCGGCAAGAATTCCACGAGAATCGGAAGCACTGCTGAACTGTTTCACTTTGGAGCTCAATTCAATGAAACTTTCATGGGAAATACGACTATCCGTGGAATTAA ATGTTTCCACTGGCAAGCCTGCATCAATCATGAAAATTCTTCTTACACACTGGATTATTATTTCTCAATGCCTGATTGGAAAATGCCCACTCAGGGTAATAACTCCATGCAAGTTGTGCGGGCTGTAATTCAAGGAATATCTGCACACCATGTTATTAACTCCAGTGATCTAGTACACAATTTCTCCCACATTTATGATTTCTTCATGTTCACTCCTGGTGTCCCAAAGGAAAGTGTTTTTCAAGTACCAAGAGGTGTGTTTTGCAAGGATATGCGTGATCACAAACCTCTTCCAAAGCTGAAATCAATCTTTACCACCCTACTGGAAATGCTGaatgttcaaaacaagacATCCTCTTATGTAAAG gAATTTTATGACATAAATCGTAGATTGACGGCATATGAGTATACAGATCATAGTCATCACCTTGGTCCTGCCCGGGTGGTCCATGACTTCAACCATGGGCTGAGATACTTCATGACCCAGACTAGTTGTAAAATTTCACTGATGATGCCCAACAATTCCATGGATGCTAAGTTATCTGATGACCATCACCATGTCCGCATGAAGATGATGTCCGAAGTGATCTATGGTGGCAATGTGACAAATTTCATTTATGTTGGCTCTACAACAGAGCGAGGTGTTAACACAGACATCTGGAGTTGGAAAAAGATAGGGAGATACTCACCTAAG cCAGTTACTTTGGAGACTTTCTTTTCTTCACCATCTTGGAACATGAGGGCTGGATCACTGAGCTATCAGACACAAGTGCCCATGAGAGTTAACTACTACGGTGGTGACAAGCTAAGCTTCATCATAAATTATGCCAGCTTTGATGCAGAGCCAGTTCCTCTAGAAAAATTCAGCATTGCCTCCTGCTTTGACAGCAACGAAAAGAAATATCTGGCAGTTAGGCTGAAAG ttGACTGGTCAAAGATTGTCAGTGGCCATGAGCCAGAGTTCTACAGTGGCGTAACAACAAGCATCGCCTTTGCAGCAAATGTCAGCTTTGTCAGAGTTGAAGGCCTCAAG GCAAATGACTATGGTGACTATGTTGAACTTCCTTTCATCTTGCTGGAGAAGCCATCGACAGGGCTTTTCCCTCCAGGTTTCGAACCTCCAGTTCCAGAAAGCAACCTAAAAGATGCAGAAGAAAAGCTTTATGACAATGTGATGATAGGATTTAATGTTGTATGGACTGACTCAG ACACCAAAAAGAAGCATGCATACACATTAGAACGCTGGATGGGAGGTGCTCCCACTCCTCCTGGTCCAGGCCCCAAACCAGAGAGAAAAAAGGGAGGAGTCCCCCCTGGTGCTGTTGCAGGCTTGGCCATTCTGATGCTTGCTATTGGCATCTGTGGGGGTCTTGCAGTTGCACACGTGATCATGAAACGCAGAGGAACCAGCCTGTTTAATTACCAACGCCAGGAGTAA